From a region of the Desmodus rotundus isolate HL8 chromosome 7, HLdesRot8A.1, whole genome shotgun sequence genome:
- the BTBD6 gene encoding BTB/POZ domain-containing protein 6 isoform X1, which translates to MLLPLACLHGRVTQCLTALLVLAEPPPRPRRSGRAHGAPPLCAEADLPVKMAAELYAPAGATAATATDIANSNAAAVGRKGLPSAPPPAAPPPAPLPPAPDNNNLESPNWQSFHPTLRERNALMFNNELMADVHFIVGPPGGARRVPAHKYVLAVGSSVFYAMFYGDLAEVKSEIHIPDVEPAAFLIMLKYMYSDEIDLEADTVLATLYAAKKYIVPALAKACVHFLETSLEAKNACVLLSQSRLFEEPELTQRCWEVIDAQAEMALRSEGFCEIDWQTLEIIVAREALNTKEAVVFEAVLSWAEAECKRQGLPVTPRNKRHVLGPVLYLVRIPTMSLEEFANGAAQSDILTLEETHNIFLWYTAANKPPLDFPLTKRKGLAPQRCHRFQSSAYRSNQWRYRGRCDSIQFAADRRVFVAGLGLYGSSSGKAEYSVKIELKRLGVVLAQNLTRFVSDGSSSTFSVWFEHPVQVEQDTFYTASAVLDGSELSYFGQEGMTEVQCGKVTFQFQCSSDSTNGTGVQGGQIPELIFYA; encoded by the exons ATGCTGCTACCCCTGGCCTGTCTGCACGGTCGGGTGACGCAGTGCCTCACCGCGCTCCTGGTGCTCGCAGAGCCGCCCCCAAGACCCAGGCGCAGCGGGAGGGCGCACGGCGCACCGCCCCTGTGCGCGGAGGCCGACCTGCCGGTGAAGATGGCCGCGGAGCTGTACGCTCCCGCAGGCGCCACGGCTGCCACCGCCACGGACATCGCCAACAGCAACGCTGCCGCTGTCGGCAGGAAGGGCCTGCCCAGCGCTCCGCCGCCGGCCGCGCCCCCGCCTGCGCCCTTGCCGCCCGCGCCCGACAACAACAACTTGGAGAGCCCCAACTGGCAGTCCTTCCACCCGACCCTGCGTGAGAG GAACGCGCTGATGTTCAACAACGAGCTCATGGCCGACGTCCACTTCATTGTGGGCCCCCCAGGAGGGGCCCGGAGAGTGCCTGCCCACAAG TACGTCCTGGCGGTCGGCAGCTCAGTCTTCTATGCCATGTTTTATGGGGACCTGGCAGAAGTCAAGTCGGAAATCCACATTCCTGACGTGGAGCCTGCGGCGTTCCTGATCATGTTGAA GTACATGTACAGTGATGAGATTGACCTGGAAGCAGACACAGTGCTGGCCACTCTCTACGCTGCCAAGAAGTACATTGTCCCCGCGTTAGCAAAAGCCTGTGTCCACTTTCTGGAGACGAGCCTGGAAGCCAAAAACGCCTGTGTCCTACTGTCTCAGAGCCGGCTGTTTGAGGAGCCCGAGTTGACCCAGCGCTGCTGGGAAGTCATCGACGCACAGGCGGAGATGGCCCTGAGGTCCGAGGGCTTCTGTGAGATCGACTGGCAGACCCTGGAGATCATTGTCGCTCGGGAGGCCCTCAACACCAAGGAGGCAGTGGTCTTCGAGGCTGTGCTGAGCTGGGCCGAGGCAGAGTGCAAGAGGCAGGGCCTGCCGGTCACCCCACGCAACAAGAGGCATGTTTTGGGGCCAGTCCTCTACCTGGTCCGAATTCCAACTATGAGCCTGGAGGAGTTTGCCAATGGCGCTGCCCAGTCGGACATCCTGACCCTGGAGGAGACCCACAACATCTTCCTGTGGTACACAGCGGCCAACAAGCCCCCACTGGACTTCCCACTAACCAAGAGGAAGGGCCTGGCCCCACAGAGGTGCCACCGCTTCCAGTCCTCCGCCTACCGCAGCAACCAGTGGCGCTACCGCGGGCGCTGTGACAGCATCCAGTTTGCCGCAGACAGGAGGGTGTTTGTTGCGGGGCTGGGCCTGTatggctccagctcagggaaagcTGAGTACAGCGTGAAGATTGAGCTCAAGCGGTTAGGGGTGGTCCTTGCCCAGAACCTGACCAGGTTCGTCTCTGACGGCTCCAGCAGTACCTTCTCAGTCTGGTTCGAGCACCCTGTGCAGGTGGAGCAGGACACCTTCTACACAGCCAGCGCTGTCCTGGATGGCAGCGAGCTCAGCTACTTCGGGCAGGAGGGTATGACCGAGGTGCAGTGCGGGAAGGTGACCTTCCAGTTCCAGTGCTCCTCGGACAGCACCAATGGCACCGGGGTCCAGGGTGGGCAGATCCCCGAGCTCATCTTCTATGCCTGA
- the BTBD6 gene encoding BTB/POZ domain-containing protein 6 isoform X2 → MFYGDLAEVKSEIHIPDVEPAAFLIMLKYMYSDEIDLEADTVLATLYAAKKYIVPALAKACVHFLETSLEAKNACVLLSQSRLFEEPELTQRCWEVIDAQAEMALRSEGFCEIDWQTLEIIVAREALNTKEAVVFEAVLSWAEAECKRQGLPVTPRNKRHVLGPVLYLVRIPTMSLEEFANGAAQSDILTLEETHNIFLWYTAANKPPLDFPLTKRKGLAPQRCHRFQSSAYRSNQWRYRGRCDSIQFAADRRVFVAGLGLYGSSSGKAEYSVKIELKRLGVVLAQNLTRFVSDGSSSTFSVWFEHPVQVEQDTFYTASAVLDGSELSYFGQEGMTEVQCGKVTFQFQCSSDSTNGTGVQGGQIPELIFYA, encoded by the exons ATGTTTTATGGGGACCTGGCAGAAGTCAAGTCGGAAATCCACATTCCTGACGTGGAGCCTGCGGCGTTCCTGATCATGTTGAA GTACATGTACAGTGATGAGATTGACCTGGAAGCAGACACAGTGCTGGCCACTCTCTACGCTGCCAAGAAGTACATTGTCCCCGCGTTAGCAAAAGCCTGTGTCCACTTTCTGGAGACGAGCCTGGAAGCCAAAAACGCCTGTGTCCTACTGTCTCAGAGCCGGCTGTTTGAGGAGCCCGAGTTGACCCAGCGCTGCTGGGAAGTCATCGACGCACAGGCGGAGATGGCCCTGAGGTCCGAGGGCTTCTGTGAGATCGACTGGCAGACCCTGGAGATCATTGTCGCTCGGGAGGCCCTCAACACCAAGGAGGCAGTGGTCTTCGAGGCTGTGCTGAGCTGGGCCGAGGCAGAGTGCAAGAGGCAGGGCCTGCCGGTCACCCCACGCAACAAGAGGCATGTTTTGGGGCCAGTCCTCTACCTGGTCCGAATTCCAACTATGAGCCTGGAGGAGTTTGCCAATGGCGCTGCCCAGTCGGACATCCTGACCCTGGAGGAGACCCACAACATCTTCCTGTGGTACACAGCGGCCAACAAGCCCCCACTGGACTTCCCACTAACCAAGAGGAAGGGCCTGGCCCCACAGAGGTGCCACCGCTTCCAGTCCTCCGCCTACCGCAGCAACCAGTGGCGCTACCGCGGGCGCTGTGACAGCATCCAGTTTGCCGCAGACAGGAGGGTGTTTGTTGCGGGGCTGGGCCTGTatggctccagctcagggaaagcTGAGTACAGCGTGAAGATTGAGCTCAAGCGGTTAGGGGTGGTCCTTGCCCAGAACCTGACCAGGTTCGTCTCTGACGGCTCCAGCAGTACCTTCTCAGTCTGGTTCGAGCACCCTGTGCAGGTGGAGCAGGACACCTTCTACACAGCCAGCGCTGTCCTGGATGGCAGCGAGCTCAGCTACTTCGGGCAGGAGGGTATGACCGAGGTGCAGTGCGGGAAGGTGACCTTCCAGTTCCAGTGCTCCTCGGACAGCACCAATGGCACCGGGGTCCAGGGTGGGCAGATCCCCGAGCTCATCTTCTATGCCTGA